GTTCGATGCGATCTCCCGACCGCGCTCCCGCTTCGCGAAGTGCCGTCGCGGCCATGACCAATTCCGAACGGGTTACGCAGTGAAACGCAACAGCGCGCTCGACGCGATGCGCTTCGCAAATCTCCCGGACTAGCTCATCGAAGACGGGCAGTGCGGGTTCGCGCAACATGATCTTCTTGGGGCCCATTTCAATCTGCGCCCCGGGCGGCAGTGCTTCGTCGACTCTCCCCATTGCAACGACGCGCTGCAACATTTCTCCGCTGCGGACGGCATTCGAGAGTGCTTCGTATTCAACGCATCCTTTGTCGGGGGTCGCATCCATGACCGCCGTCACGCCGTATGACGCCAACTCTCGACCCACCTGGGAAAGATCGGGAATTGACGAGTGTCCGATGCGTTCTCTCAACCAGCTGTCCTGGTAGAAGATGCGACCCGTGATCGCGCCGGACGCAGCCCGTTCGACACTCTCAGGCAATGAGCCCCCCGCGAGTTCGAGGGTGCGGATCGCCGCTGAGTTCAACATCCACAGCGCGCCACTGCGATGTTGAATCCGAATCGGAACATCACTCGGGCCGAGCGCGTCTAGCTCCCACCGGTCTAGCTCTCCGGCCACGGTCTCGTGATACCCAACACCGCGTATCCAACCACGACTCATTGTCGCTGCGGCCAGGGCATGTTTCAATTCGTCACGAGTTCCCACTTCCGGTGGACCGCACGAGACGGATGCCTGCGCAGCCGCGAGCGCGAAGAGATGAATGTGATGATCGTGAAGGCCGGGTAGCAGCGCACCCCCGGCGGCATCGATCGTTGCAACCCCCTCTTCTTCGGGCAACCCGACGTCCATCGCAGCGATGACTCCGGCGGCAATTCGAACATCCGATACGATGCCGTCCCTCACCTCGGCTCGACGGATCAGCAGATCGCTCACGCTTCGACCCCGAGCGATGCCAAGACCGAACGGGTGTCCGCTCCCAGAGCCTGCGCCGGGTACGCGACCGAACGGGCGAGCGGTGGATCGACGGACTGAACTTCGTCCCCAATGCGAACTTGCCATTGATTCGCATCCACTCGCTCGATCAGCGCCGATTTCCCCGCGCCAGCCGGCGAGATATCCCAGCCCGAACCTGCAGAGCCCAGGACGTGTCGAACCACCGAGCACAGTGAAACGTCGAGCAGGCGACTTTCATCGCTCTGCCACGACGCCAATGCCGCAACAGCGGCGTGCAGTCCGGCAAGGGGATCTGCGATCGCGTCGCCGCAGAACACGGGGGGAAGCGAGCCGTCGTGGTACTCCTGATTGTATTGCGCCGTCGCTGTGGACAGGCCAGCCGCCGCCGCCGCGTCGTCTCCGAACGCCACCCAACCCCCTTCGGGCTCATTGCGGCCATAACCGGTGATGCTCACCCAGGTCAAGTTCGCTCTGCGAGCCACCCACTCTTCCGCAACGATTCCAAGCTGTGCAAGCGCGCGTGGCCTGGCGCTTTCGATCACAATGTCGACGCGCTCGAGGAGTCGTTCGAGAGTAGCGCGACCTCGCGCGCTGCCGAACTCGAGGGCGATGCTCTGTTTGCCCCCATTCAGGAGATCAAAGAACCGTGAAGGTCCCGCTCGGGCACCATCGGGTCGTTCCAGGCTTTCGAGCTTGATGACCCGGGCGCCGGTGAGGGCGAGCAAATGAGCGCACAGGGGTCCGGCCCACAAGCTCGACAGATCGAGAACGACGGGAGCAGCGTTGGATCGTTGCTTCTTTTTTTTCATGCCCCGGGTAACTTCGAGCCAGGATCTCGACTCGAGTTCGTCGAGATCCGAATGCGAAACCGGCGCCACGGGAAGTCCCATCAGGCGCGCACGAGACAGGGCTCGATCTACGTTCTGCGATGCGATTTGCGTCTCCAGCTGGGACCAGAGATCGCCGCCCATTTCCGCCTCGAGCCATGCGGACACCATCTCTCGATCACTCTCCCGAGCGAGGTTGACCGCAAGCCAACCATCGGCTGCTCTGATCAAGCGACAACTTCCGCCCGGCGAGACTGAACCCCGGCGTGTAAACCCGAACACCGCCGCCCGCTCCCCGAGCAGCCGCGCCGCGTCCAGGTCCCCACCGCTCCAGGCCTTCCCCGCCAACATGCGAAGCGCCAACAGTGCGCCCTGAGAAGCACTCGCAAGCGGTGCCGGCGCCAGAAGCGGCGGGCCTTCGGGCAGACCGGACAACGCCATCGCTCCGGAGCGAGCCCATTCGAAATGGGGATGAAGCTCGCCAGCTAGAGCGAAGTACGGTGAGTCGTCGAGTGGAACGTCCAGCCGCCGCAGCAAATGAACGGCGAAGTCCGAGACAAATCCCGCTTTCAAAAGGGAATTTTCTTTGGGCGCGGTCACCCACGAGACTGATCGGTCTATAGCCAAGGCGAATCCCTGGGTAGCGCGAATGCTGGGGAGAGGGCCCGGGAGTCTGCGCGGCAGAAGCCCAAAGCCCGCTTAGATCTTTTTTCACTCAACGCGCAGGCTAGCATTCCTGCCGGAAAACATTTATTTTCGGGGCCTTCGATCGGATTGCTCGAAGTATGGAGTCTCAGAAGACTGTGAAATGGTGAAGGAGCTGCGATGACACTATTGAAGGCGGGAACCCGGCTGAAGAGTTCGGTGTGCACGACTGAGTTGATGGTGGTCAGCGCACCCAAAGAAGAAGTCGATATCACTTGCGGCGGCGCTGCGCTGATTGCGATGAGCGAAGAAGGCAGCGGCACGATCTCTGAAGACGCCAAGGAAGGGACGCAGACTGGCAAGCGTTATGTCAACGAAGCCGGCGACCTCGAGATCTTGTGCACCAAGCCCGGCGAGGGCAGCCTCGCATCGAACGGAGCAATACTGACGATCAAGGGAGCCAAACCACTTCCTTCGTCGGACTAGCCTCATCCATCTCAGGTCGTAACCTTCTATATCTCAGGTCGTAGCCTCCCAGG
This DNA window, taken from Myxococcales bacterium, encodes the following:
- a CDS encoding amidohydrolase family protein; the protein is MSDLLIRRAEVRDGIVSDVRIAAGVIAAMDVGLPEEEGVATIDAAGGALLPGLHDHHIHLFALAAAQASVSCGPPEVGTRDELKHALAAATMSRGWIRGVGYHETVAGELDRWELDALGPSDVPIRIQHRSGALWMLNSAAIRTLELAGGSLPESVERAASGAITGRIFYQDSWLRERIGHSSIPDLSQVGRELASYGVTAVMDATPDKGCVEYEALSNAVRSGEMLQRVVAMGRVDEALPPGAQIEMGPKKIMLREPALPVFDELVREICEAHRVERAVAFHCVTRSELVMAATALREAGARSGDRIEHASVAPPELVKLLAELDVWVVTQPGFIYERGDVYARDVDAADRDWLYRGRGFLEGGVALGAGTDAPYGDADPWLAIRAAVNRCTRAGIRLGASEALSPERAFGLFTSPIEAPGTPAAPLAVGDPADLCLVDLSWQRFREKLTRDRVALTLLRGEITWRRDPEPDRQPS
- a CDS encoding CoA transferase, which produces MKAGFVSDFAVHLLRRLDVPLDDSPYFALAGELHPHFEWARSGAMALSGLPEGPPLLAPAPLASASQGALLALRMLAGKAWSGGDLDAARLLGERAAVFGFTRRGSVSPGGSCRLIRAADGWLAVNLARESDREMVSAWLEAEMGGDLWSQLETQIASQNVDRALSRARLMGLPVAPVSHSDLDELESRSWLEVTRGMKKKKQRSNAAPVVLDLSSLWAGPLCAHLLALTGARVIKLESLERPDGARAGPSRFFDLLNGGKQSIALEFGSARGRATLERLLERVDIVIESARPRALAQLGIVAEEWVARRANLTWVSITGYGRNEPEGGWVAFGDDAAAAAGLSTATAQYNQEYHDGSLPPVFCGDAIADPLAGLHAAVAALASWQSDESRLLDVSLCSVVRHVLGSAGSGWDISPAGAGKSALIERVDANQWQVRIGDEVQSVDPPLARSVAYPAQALGADTRSVLASLGVEA